One window of Chryseobacterium indologenes genomic DNA carries:
- the egtD gene encoding L-histidine N(alpha)-methyltransferase: MNVQLKQDCHFKDDGADNFGSDVLKGLSAHPKKLSSKYFYDKAGDRLFQQIMAMPEYYLTNCELDIFQNKTEELAKAISNINESFDLIELGAGDAMKSSYLLRHLVEKGTDFTYMPIDISGNILSVLQENLKKKLPELEILPLEGEYFDMLDKATGISKRKKVVLFLGGNIGNMESEEARHFCSEVKRKLNTGDLFLVGFDLKKNPKTILAAYNDPAGITASFNLNLLTRINRELKADFKLENFQHYQNYDPVSGACRSFLVSLCDQEVHVGNHLFQFKKDELIDMEISQKFSEQDIKKLAGDSGFHILVEIKDTKNWFVDSIWMV; the protein is encoded by the coding sequence ATGAATGTACAGTTAAAACAGGATTGTCATTTTAAAGATGATGGTGCCGATAATTTCGGTTCGGACGTTTTAAAAGGCCTGTCCGCTCATCCGAAAAAATTATCTTCAAAATATTTTTACGACAAAGCAGGCGACCGTCTTTTCCAGCAGATTATGGCCATGCCGGAATATTATCTTACCAATTGTGAGCTGGATATATTTCAGAATAAAACAGAGGAGCTTGCAAAAGCAATTTCCAATATCAATGAATCTTTTGATCTCATAGAATTAGGAGCAGGTGATGCAATGAAATCATCTTATCTTCTTAGGCATTTAGTGGAGAAAGGAACCGATTTCACCTATATGCCTATCGATATTTCAGGAAATATTCTTTCTGTTTTGCAGGAAAACCTGAAGAAAAAACTGCCTGAACTGGAAATTTTACCGTTGGAAGGAGAGTATTTTGATATGCTTGATAAAGCCACCGGGATTTCAAAAAGGAAAAAAGTAGTCCTTTTCTTAGGCGGGAATATAGGAAATATGGAAAGTGAGGAAGCCAGACATTTCTGCAGTGAAGTGAAAAGAAAACTGAATACCGGAGATTTATTTCTTGTAGGTTTTGACCTGAAGAAAAACCCGAAAACCATTCTTGCGGCTTACAACGATCCTGCTGGAATTACCGCTTCGTTCAATCTTAATCTTCTGACAAGAATCAACCGCGAACTTAAAGCTGACTTCAAGTTGGAAAATTTTCAGCACTATCAAAATTATGACCCTGTTTCAGGAGCCTGCAGGAGTTTTCTGGTAAGTCTTTGTGATCAGGAAGTTCATGTGGGAAACCATTTGTTTCAATTTAAAAAAGATGAGCTGATTGATATGGAAATTTCTCAGAAATTTTCTGAACAGGACATCAAAAAACTGGCTGGAGACTCGGGGTTTCATATCCTTGTTGAGATTAAAGATACTAAAAACTGGTTTGTAGATTCTATCTGGATGGTATAA
- a CDS encoding helix-turn-helix domain-containing protein yields MDKMNLLSIVTIISLFVSCFLVFFLLTVKTEHKTSNRLFAFFLILTAIDVSEPLLNSVSDGPSNLGMLRNTFAFLQIPVFYLYVLSVCYSDFKLRPKYLVHLLPFLVVNAILLPRFYAVDTASKVDFLVNHQHMAELQFNHILFHIQVIVYFTAVFLLLRKAKKLYLENNAGTHVNSYNWLFQFTVVLTILYSIALLKNIFKFSDYPYLSEWIKIGALVLQLFIVCWYLYKALNNPDLFRNIDSKLKLASDLISEEENDTSEAVNENIHNEELLKLKEFMMEEKPFLNPSLTIQDISKELEIPVRELSVLINHQLGQHFYDFVNTYRIEHAMNILKDTTKSKVTILEILYEVGFNSKSSFNTAFKKHTGNTPTEYRNSLQNNTL; encoded by the coding sequence ATGGATAAAATGAATTTATTAAGTATCGTAACGATAATCTCATTGTTCGTTTCATGCTTTCTTGTATTTTTTCTACTTACAGTCAAAACAGAACACAAAACCAGTAATCGTCTTTTTGCTTTTTTCCTTATTCTCACTGCCATAGATGTGAGTGAGCCTTTATTGAATTCAGTTTCTGACGGTCCTTCCAATCTGGGAATGCTGAGAAATACATTTGCGTTTTTACAGATTCCTGTTTTCTATCTGTATGTGCTGTCTGTTTGTTATTCTGACTTTAAACTCAGACCAAAATACCTCGTTCATCTTCTTCCCTTTTTAGTTGTGAATGCTATTTTGCTTCCCCGTTTTTACGCTGTAGATACTGCTTCTAAAGTTGATTTTCTTGTCAATCATCAGCACATGGCAGAGCTTCAATTCAACCATATCCTGTTTCATATTCAGGTGATTGTTTATTTTACTGCTGTATTTCTGCTTTTAAGAAAGGCTAAAAAACTCTACCTTGAAAATAATGCCGGCACCCATGTCAATTCCTACAACTGGCTGTTCCAGTTTACGGTGGTGCTTACCATTTTATATTCCATTGCTCTTTTGAAGAATATTTTCAAGTTTTCGGATTATCCTTACCTCTCAGAATGGATAAAGATAGGAGCATTGGTCCTTCAGCTTTTTATTGTGTGCTGGTATCTGTACAAAGCACTGAATAATCCAGACCTTTTTAGAAATATTGATTCCAAATTAAAGCTTGCTTCGGATCTGATTTCCGAAGAAGAAAATGATACTTCCGAGGCTGTCAATGAAAATATACACAATGAAGAATTACTGAAGCTGAAGGAATTCATGATGGAAGAAAAACCGTTTCTTAATCCTTCTTTAACCATACAGGATATTTCAAAAGAGCTCGAAATTCCCGTTCGTGAGTTATCTGTTCTTATCAACCATCAATTGGGACAGCATTTTTACGATTTTGTAAATACCTATCGTATTGAGCATGCCATGAATATTCTAAAAGATACTACAAAAAGTAAAGTAACCATTCTTGAAATCCTGTACGAAGTTGGTTTCAATTCAAAATCTTCATTCAATACTGCTTTTAAAAAGCATACAGGGAACACACCGACAGAGTATCGCAACTCATTACAAAACAACACCTTGTAA
- a CDS encoding serine hydrolase domain-containing protein, giving the protein MKTSFTLLAVLLLMSTFTFGQNISKKIDSIIKDNYQKNPDVAISVGFISNDEEYYTAYGKLSKESSVDINKNSIFEIASITKILTSNLIAQAVIENKLKPEDYIDNYLPKAYILQKNLKNKIRISDLASHQSGLPDIDFAKLIELNPQQPVSNVTEKTLTSIVNNCNELIDYGKYRYSTIGYTLLGQILEKVYGKSYDEIIREKIIIPLQMTNTLTKDFNVKNITAGYNPNGGVQEFFKWNITASAGLVKSNASDMLTYLKAVLNSGNPISEAALLTEKLYYKDEKREMGLGLTISTDDQNTIYLKSGDSMGQSSIICYNRAKKWGIIILLNQRNSKMRQNLLNEIYEKVLK; this is encoded by the coding sequence ATGAAAACTTCATTCACTCTTTTAGCAGTACTTTTACTAATGAGTACTTTTACTTTTGGACAGAACATTTCCAAAAAAATAGATTCCATCATCAAAGACAATTATCAAAAGAATCCGGACGTTGCCATCAGTGTTGGATTTATCAGTAATGATGAAGAATATTATACGGCTTATGGAAAACTTAGCAAAGAAAGTTCTGTTGATATTAACAAGAATTCCATATTTGAAATTGCTTCTATAACTAAAATTCTGACTTCAAATTTAATTGCCCAGGCCGTTATTGAGAACAAGCTAAAACCGGAAGATTATATTGACAATTATCTGCCTAAAGCTTATATTTTACAGAAAAACCTCAAAAACAAAATCAGAATTTCAGATCTGGCCTCTCACCAGTCTGGTCTGCCGGATATAGATTTCGCCAAACTGATAGAATTAAATCCGCAACAGCCGGTAAGTAATGTCACAGAAAAAACACTGACTTCCATTGTCAACAACTGCAATGAACTCATTGATTATGGTAAATACCGCTATTCTACCATTGGCTATACACTGCTGGGACAAATACTGGAAAAAGTGTACGGTAAAAGCTATGATGAAATAATCCGTGAAAAAATAATCATACCTCTACAGATGACCAACACTTTGACAAAAGATTTCAATGTGAAAAACATCACAGCGGGCTACAATCCCAATGGCGGTGTTCAGGAATTTTTCAAGTGGAACATTACAGCGTCTGCAGGATTGGTAAAATCTAATGCCTCGGATATGCTCACCTACCTGAAAGCAGTTCTTAACAGTGGAAATCCAATATCTGAGGCCGCACTGCTCACAGAAAAGCTTTACTATAAAGATGAAAAAAGAGAAATGGGACTAGGTCTTACCATTAGCACAGATGATCAGAATACCATTTATCTGAAGTCTGGCGATTCTATGGGTCAATCTTCCATAATCTGTTACAACAGAGCAAAAAAATGGGGTATAATTATCCTTTTAAACCAAAGAAATTCTAAAATGAGACAAAACCTACTGAATGAGATCTACGAAAAAGTCCTGAAATAA
- a CDS encoding helix-turn-helix domain-containing protein produces the protein MNDIELNNCKKALGYRISELRKKVINPDTNKPISQEELGLRTGHAKKTIGELERGNTNPRYDTLLIISKELNVTIQELFDFDMKKYIKLSNKS, from the coding sequence ATGAATGATATCGAACTTAATAACTGTAAAAAAGCTCTTGGTTATAGAATTTCTGAATTAAGAAAGAAAGTTATAAACCCTGATACTAATAAGCCTATCTCACAAGAAGAACTGGGGTTAAGAACCGGACATGCAAAAAAGACAATAGGAGAATTGGAAAGAGGTAATACTAATCCACGATATGACACTCTACTTATAATAAGTAAAGAACTTAATGTTACAATACAAGAACTTTTTGATTTTGATATGAAAAAATATATTAAATTATCAAATAAGTCCTGA